A portion of the Faecalibacterium sp. I3-3-89 genome contains these proteins:
- the ppk1 gene encoding polyphosphate kinase 1 → MSEESIFINRELSWLDFNRRVLVLGKDKNVPLAEQLKFLSIYGSNLDEFFMVRVGSLQERANLMRGKKEKRENKTNMTAEEQLAAIMPKTAQLQEDCDKYYAKALENLAACGYRKVDFDKLTKEDEHFWKKYFQSELFPILSPQIVDSRHPFPFLRNKEIYLGVLLHEKHSAENTLGIVPISSQMERMHLVRKDNETLFALTEELVLHYAALIFGKENVQEKCLFRVTRNADIDVKEGMMDHDIDYREIMADLLKRRRKLAAVRLQVIPAAPQVTQLLCSRLELTHKRVFVQKSPLDLSFFFKLTSRMESDGHPELFYSSARPMLPPQDYDLTAEVEKHDVLLSYPYQSIRPFIAMLKKAAQDPDVISIKMTLYRMARESQIVQALVEAAENGKEVVALVELRARFDEQNNIDWSKHLEEAGCTVIYGFDDYKVHSKLTLITKKSAHGYSYITQIGTGNYNEKTSELYTDYSFITADLGIGEEASNVFQNLAVQKLTEESEKMLVAPLRFKSVLLDEMDRVINAARLGRPASMILKNNSISDRDIILKLEEASCAGVRIDMIVRGICCVRAGVPGKTENLHIRSLVGRYLEHGRIYSFFDGVNTRTYIASGDFLTRNTECRVEVGVRVEDPVLKEKLDSILRLQLSDNVNAREMQPDGSYQKVKPAPGEPLVNSQMGMYDLLRDDWTARDKAAAPVEPPKPSKAPEKPAALAKAVPQPAAPAPAEKPQAKAAPAPMPVVVTESRSRSTGLLGRLLGYFRK, encoded by the coding sequence ATGAGTGAAGAGAGCATCTTTATCAACCGGGAACTGAGCTGGCTGGATTTCAACCGCCGCGTGCTGGTGCTGGGCAAGGATAAAAATGTCCCGCTGGCCGAGCAGCTCAAGTTCCTGTCCATCTATGGCTCCAATCTGGACGAGTTCTTCATGGTGCGCGTCGGCTCGCTCCAAGAGCGGGCAAACCTCATGCGCGGCAAGAAGGAGAAGCGGGAGAATAAGACCAACATGACGGCGGAGGAGCAGCTTGCCGCCATCATGCCCAAGACGGCCCAGCTTCAGGAGGACTGCGACAAATATTACGCCAAAGCGCTGGAAAATCTGGCCGCCTGCGGCTACCGCAAGGTGGACTTCGATAAGCTGACCAAGGAGGACGAGCATTTCTGGAAAAAGTATTTCCAGAGCGAGCTTTTCCCCATCCTCAGCCCCCAGATCGTGGACAGCCGTCATCCTTTCCCGTTCCTGCGCAATAAGGAGATCTACCTCGGCGTCCTCCTCCACGAAAAGCACTCTGCGGAGAACACCCTCGGCATCGTGCCCATCTCGAGCCAGATGGAGCGGATGCACCTCGTCCGGAAGGACAACGAGACGCTTTTTGCCCTGACGGAAGAGCTGGTGCTCCACTATGCGGCTCTTATCTTCGGTAAGGAGAACGTGCAGGAAAAGTGCCTCTTCCGGGTCACCCGCAACGCCGACATCGACGTGAAAGAGGGGATGATGGACCATGACATCGACTACCGCGAGATCATGGCCGACCTGCTCAAGCGCCGCCGCAAGCTGGCCGCGGTGCGGCTGCAGGTCATCCCTGCCGCGCCGCAGGTCACGCAGCTGCTGTGCAGCCGCCTCGAGCTGACCCACAAGCGGGTCTTCGTCCAGAAAAGCCCCCTTGACCTGAGCTTCTTCTTCAAGCTCACGAGCCGGATGGAGTCCGACGGACACCCGGAGCTGTTCTATTCGTCGGCCCGGCCCATGCTGCCTCCGCAGGACTACGACCTCACCGCCGAGGTGGAAAAGCATGATGTGCTGCTGAGCTATCCGTACCAGTCCATCCGCCCCTTCATTGCGATGCTCAAAAAGGCCGCGCAGGACCCCGACGTCATCTCCATCAAGATGACCCTCTACCGGATGGCCCGGGAGTCCCAGATCGTGCAGGCCCTCGTGGAGGCTGCCGAAAACGGCAAGGAGGTCGTGGCGCTGGTGGAGCTGCGCGCCCGCTTTGATGAGCAGAACAACATCGACTGGTCGAAGCACCTCGAGGAAGCGGGATGCACCGTCATCTACGGCTTCGACGACTACAAGGTGCACTCCAAGCTGACCCTCATCACCAAAAAGAGCGCCCATGGCTACTCCTACATCACCCAGATCGGCACCGGCAACTACAACGAGAAGACCAGTGAGCTTTATACCGACTACTCCTTCATCACCGCCGACCTCGGCATCGGCGAGGAGGCTTCCAATGTCTTCCAGAACCTCGCTGTGCAGAAGCTGACGGAAGAGAGCGAAAAGATGCTGGTGGCGCCGCTGCGATTCAAGAGCGTCCTGCTGGACGAGATGGACCGGGTCATCAACGCCGCCCGTCTGGGGCGTCCGGCCTCCATGATCCTCAAGAACAACTCCATCTCCGACCGGGATATCATCCTGAAGCTCGAGGAGGCCAGCTGTGCGGGGGTCCGCATCGACATGATCGTCCGTGGCATCTGCTGCGTCCGCGCCGGTGTGCCCGGAAAGACCGAGAACCTCCACATCCGCAGTCTCGTGGGCCGCTACCTTGAGCATGGCCGCATCTACAGCTTCTTCGATGGGGTCAACACCCGCACCTATATCGCCTCCGGCGATTTCCTCACCCGCAACACCGAGTGCCGCGTGGAGGTGGGCGTCCGGGTGGAAGACCCCGTCCTGAAGGAAAAGCTGGACAGCATCCTCCGGCTTCAGCTCAGCGACAACGTCAACGCCCGCGAGATGCAGCCGGACGGCAGCTACCAGAAGGTCAAGCCCGCCCCCGGCGAGCCGCTGGTGAACAGCCAGATGGGGATGTACGACCTTCTCCGGGACGACTGGACCGCCCGGGACAAGGCAGCTGCGCCCGTTGAACCGCCGAAGCCCAGCAAGGCCCCGGAGAAGCCTGCCGCACTCGCAAAGGCTGTACCTCAGCCCGCCGCTCCCGCCCCGGCAGAAAAGCCGCAGGCGAAGGCCGCTCCTGCACCCATGCCCGTTGTCGTCACCGAGAGCCGCTCCCGCAGCACCGGCTTGCTGGGCCGTCTGCTCGGATATTTCCGGAAATAA
- a CDS encoding ComEA family DNA-binding protein gives MKETMSAPRQRRFLALAAAAAACIVGLALWYAVPPAPVQDAPASAPEALRESFRVDLNTAGVDAMTTLPGLGEKKARAILEYRLTHGPFRSLGEVAQVPGVTQDMIDGWQGLVYLS, from the coding sequence ATGAAAGAAACTATGTCCGCGCCCCGCCAGCGCCGCTTTCTGGCGCTGGCAGCAGCGGCGGCAGCGTGCATCGTCGGGCTGGCACTGTGGTACGCCGTGCCGCCCGCCCCGGTGCAGGATGCTCCGGCGTCCGCGCCGGAGGCGCTGCGGGAGTCCTTCCGGGTGGACCTCAACACCGCCGGGGTGGACGCGATGACCACCCTGCCCGGCCTCGGAGAAAAGAAGGCGAGAGCGATCTTGGAATACCGCCTCACCCACGGCCCCTTCCGGAGCCTCGGCGAGGTGGCGCAGGTGCCGGGCGTTACGCAGGATATGATAGACGGATGGCAGGGCCTCGTCTATCTGAGCTGA
- a CDS encoding HAD family hydrolase — protein sequence MTKLLDSALVLCDLDHLLLAGDGNMPQVVRDVLQLFSSRGGRLTVFTQRSPRAVRAVLGGVRLAAPALTCGGTLAYRFSEGGGQPLCSFAGCEESIFKKLPAAVGLGIALQMADGSTRVLRMSTALERHLRREFTPFTLCSPADVRGEDVLRILLYQDRQQLPIQALLERALGDNAAMLRSERIGMDVMVLTPGTVSAEAMLGAVCLPINCTADQLTVAAGCGQMLELVRQARQSVVPADAPVELRLAASQTTLTDHDTGAAAEFFYGLVRSAEAAS from the coding sequence ATGACAAAACTTCTCGATTCTGCGCTCGTGCTCTGCGATCTGGACCACCTTCTCTTGGCCGGTGACGGCAATATGCCGCAGGTCGTCCGGGACGTGCTGCAGCTGTTTTCCAGCCGGGGCGGCCGCCTGACCGTCTTCACCCAGCGCTCGCCCCGGGCTGTCCGCGCCGTGCTGGGCGGGGTGCGCCTCGCCGCGCCTGCGCTGACCTGCGGCGGCACGCTGGCCTACCGGTTCTCGGAGGGCGGCGGCCAGCCGCTGTGCAGCTTCGCGGGCTGTGAGGAGTCCATCTTCAAGAAGCTGCCCGCTGCGGTGGGGCTTGGCATCGCGCTGCAGATGGCCGACGGCTCCACCCGTGTGCTGCGGATGAGCACCGCCCTTGAGCGCCATCTGCGCCGGGAGTTCACCCCCTTTACCCTGTGCAGCCCCGCCGATGTCCGGGGCGAGGACGTGCTGCGCATCCTGCTCTATCAGGACCGCCAGCAGCTGCCCATTCAGGCCCTGCTGGAACGGGCGCTGGGGGACAATGCCGCCATGCTGCGCTCGGAGCGCATCGGCATGGACGTCATGGTGCTGACGCCGGGCACGGTCTCGGCGGAGGCGATGCTGGGGGCGGTCTGCCTGCCCATCAACTGCACCGCAGACCAGCTCACCGTCGCCGCCGGATGCGGCCAGATGCTGGAGCTTGTCCGTCAGGCTAGGCAGAGCGTCGTCCCGGCCGATGCCCCGGTGGAGCTGCGCCTTGCCGCCAGTCAGACGACCCTGACCGACCACGACACCGGCGCGGCGGCAGAGTTTTTCTACGGCCTTGTGCGAAGTGCTGAAGCTGCTTCGTAA
- a CDS encoding RluA family pseudouridine synthase — MEQREFIVEAEAAGQRIDRFLSGEDTGLSRSALQGLVAEGHVLCNGRSIAKSLKLKAGDTILLEIPDAKPIEAVPQDIPLDIVYEDDHLLVVNKPKGMVVHPAPGNPDGTLVNALLWHCKGSLSGIGGEIRPGIVHRIDKDTSGLLVVAKDDATHIGLSQQMAVHSVERAYQTVVYGGFAQDEGFVEANLGRSKTDRKKMAVYPASEPHTKYAYTGYKVLERFGGFTLLECRLKTGRTHQIRVHMASIQHPVAGDPVYGPHNCITKLHGQCLHAKTLGFIHPITGEQLRFDSELPEYFTHFIASLRRGTV, encoded by the coding sequence ATGGAACAGCGTGAATTTATCGTGGAGGCGGAGGCCGCAGGCCAGCGCATCGACCGCTTCCTCAGCGGGGAGGACACCGGGCTTTCCCGCAGCGCGCTGCAGGGCCTCGTGGCCGAGGGCCATGTGCTCTGCAACGGCAGGAGCATCGCCAAGAGCCTCAAGCTCAAGGCGGGGGATACCATCCTGCTGGAGATCCCCGACGCAAAGCCCATCGAGGCCGTGCCGCAGGACATCCCGCTGGACATCGTGTATGAGGACGACCATCTTCTGGTGGTGAACAAGCCCAAGGGGATGGTGGTCCATCCGGCCCCGGGCAACCCGGACGGCACGCTGGTGAACGCCCTGCTCTGGCACTGCAAGGGCAGCCTCTCGGGCATCGGCGGCGAGATACGCCCCGGCATCGTCCACCGCATCGACAAGGACACCAGCGGGTTGCTGGTGGTGGCGAAGGACGACGCCACCCACATCGGCCTGTCCCAGCAGATGGCCGTTCACAGCGTGGAGCGGGCCTACCAGACCGTCGTTTACGGCGGCTTTGCACAGGACGAGGGCTTTGTGGAGGCCAATCTGGGCCGCTCCAAGACCGACCGCAAAAAGATGGCGGTCTACCCGGCCAGCGAGCCGCACACCAAGTATGCCTACACCGGCTACAAGGTGCTGGAGCGCTTCGGGGGCTTCACCCTGCTGGAGTGCCGCCTCAAGACGGGCCGCACCCACCAGATCCGCGTCCATATGGCGTCCATCCAGCACCCCGTGGCGGGCGACCCTGTGTATGGCCCGCACAACTGCATCACCAAGCTCCACGGCCAGTGCCTCCACGCCAAGACGCTGGGCTTCATCCACCCCATCACGGGGGAGCAGCTCCGCTTCGATTCGGAGCTGCCGGAGTATTTCACCCACTTTATCGCATCGCTCAGGAGGGGGACTGTATGA
- the lspA gene encoding signal peptidase II produces MAYVILNLVCVAALVGIDQAIKLWAVQALAPVESITLIPHVLELRFVLNQGMAFSLLSGRQLFLILTTTAALLLVAYMLFFRSRGKLLQQTAFILVLAGGIGNLIDRVLNGEVVDYINPLFIDFAVFNFADICVCVGVALWVLVILLEEVDDKPSKER; encoded by the coding sequence ATGGCATACGTCATTCTGAATCTGGTCTGTGTGGCCGCGCTGGTGGGCATCGATCAGGCCATCAAGCTCTGGGCCGTTCAGGCGCTGGCTCCGGTGGAGTCCATCACCCTCATCCCCCATGTGTTGGAGCTGCGCTTCGTGCTCAATCAGGGCATGGCCTTCAGCCTGCTCAGCGGCAGGCAGCTCTTCCTCATCCTCACCACCACCGCCGCGCTGCTGTTGGTGGCCTATATGCTGTTCTTCCGCAGCCGGGGCAAGCTGCTGCAGCAGACGGCGTTCATCCTCGTGCTGGCGGGCGGCATCGGCAACCTCATCGACCGGGTGCTCAACGGCGAGGTCGTGGACTACATCAACCCTCTGTTCATCGACTTTGCGGTCTTCAATTTTGCCGACATCTGCGTCTGCGTCGGTGTGGCGCTCTGGGTGCTGGTCATCCTGCTGGAAGAGGTGGACGACAAGCCCTCGAAGGAGCGCTGA